One Lottiidibacillus patelloidae genomic region harbors:
- a CDS encoding GapA-binding peptide SR1P produces MGTIICQNCEGTIAHFEDHKVTTLYGNCCSNSNKESK; encoded by the coding sequence GTGGGAACAATTATCTGTCAAAATTGCGAAGGTACAATTGCTCATTTTGAAGATCATAAGGTTACGACACTATATGGAAATTGCTGCTCTAATTCAAATAAAGAAAGCAAGTAA
- a CDS encoding PhoH family protein, with amino-acid sequence MKKIYVLDTNVLLQDPRAIYAFEDNVVVIPAIVLEELDSKKRYMDEIGRNARQVSKMIDRFRGKGKLHESIPLENGGSLTIEMNHRSYEKLQEVFGEKTNDNRILAVALNLQMEEKEKEDGRKVILVSKDILARVKADVIGIQAEDFLGDRVIDIERIYPGYLEKYISSDVLDKFYQKKELSTSELADHPLYCNQFLIMKDALGSSSSALGIVNNQGMLKQCHMDTEQVWGIRPRNVQQKMALELLLRDDIKLVTLVGKAGTGKTLLALASGLMQTEDLNLYKKIAVARPIVPLGKDIGYLPGEKEEKLKPWMQPVYDNLEFLFNTKKQGELERILAGIGSIQVEALTYIRGRSIPEQFIIIDEAQNLTKHEVKTILTRVGEKSKIVLMGDPEQIDHPYLDEYNNGLTYVVEKFKGQCISGHVKLEKGERSDLAQLAADLL; translated from the coding sequence TTGAAGAAAATATATGTGTTAGATACGAATGTGCTTCTTCAAGATCCAAGAGCGATTTATGCCTTTGAAGACAATGTCGTCGTCATACCAGCAATAGTATTAGAAGAACTGGATTCTAAAAAGAGATATATGGATGAGATTGGGAGAAACGCACGCCAAGTATCTAAAATGATCGATCGATTTAGGGGAAAAGGGAAACTCCATGAGTCAATACCATTAGAAAATGGTGGATCACTAACAATTGAAATGAATCATCGTTCTTATGAAAAACTTCAAGAAGTATTTGGAGAAAAGACGAATGATAATCGCATTTTAGCTGTTGCACTAAATTTACAAATGGAAGAGAAAGAAAAAGAGGACGGTAGAAAAGTTATCCTAGTCAGTAAAGATATCTTAGCACGGGTGAAAGCTGATGTAATTGGCATTCAAGCAGAGGATTTCCTCGGTGACCGTGTTATTGATATAGAAAGAATCTATCCAGGTTACTTGGAAAAATACATTAGCTCTGACGTATTGGATAAATTTTATCAAAAAAAGGAACTTTCGACTTCTGAGCTAGCTGACCACCCTCTTTATTGCAATCAATTTTTAATTATGAAAGATGCCTTGGGAAGTTCCTCATCAGCACTTGGGATTGTAAACAATCAAGGGATGCTGAAACAATGCCATATGGATACAGAACAAGTGTGGGGAATACGCCCGCGTAATGTTCAACAAAAAATGGCGCTTGAATTGCTTTTAAGAGATGATATTAAGTTGGTTACACTAGTAGGAAAAGCTGGTACTGGAAAAACATTATTAGCTTTAGCGTCTGGATTAATGCAAACAGAAGACTTAAACCTGTATAAAAAAATTGCAGTAGCTAGGCCGATTGTACCGTTAGGGAAAGATATCGGTTATTTACCTGGTGAAAAAGAAGAGAAGTTAAAGCCATGGATGCAGCCAGTCTATGATAATTTGGAATTTTTATTTAATACTAAAAAGCAAGGTGAGTTAGAGAGGATATTGGCTGGAATAGGTTCTATTCAAGTAGAAGCTCTCACTTATATTCGTGGACGGAGTATTCCAGAACAATTTATTATCATTGATGAAGCACAAAACTTAACAAAGCATGAAGTAAAAACGATATTAACACGTGTTGGTGAGAAGAGTAAAATTGTTTTAATGGGAGACCCAGAACAAATTGATCATCCATATTTAGACGAATATAATAATGGACTTACTTATGTAGTAGAGAAATTTAAAGGGCAATGTATTAGTGGCCATGTAAAGCTAGAAAAAGGGGAAAGATCTGATTTAGCACAATTAGCAGCAGATTTATTGTAA
- a CDS encoding YhcN/YlaJ family sporulation lipoprotein, whose translation MRKTFFLFASVCLFLIGCQANNDNNQNYEVGKNEDGLRNISTNDDGKEKKLSATQIAERLVKIASNDADVRDATAIVVGKYALVGIDVDKDIDRSKVGTIKFTITEALQKDPYGANAVVTADPDIVQRVKEMAKEIRNGKPILGVMEELAAIIGRIIPEVPDESHKTHPEPTEENEPKMEGGKNKLDEVQDDQANDMLKNRDGQGQDQRDNEEAEQPQEGQGTEDDDLTEEEVEQGE comes from the coding sequence ATGAGAAAAACTTTTTTTCTATTCGCTTCTGTATGCCTTTTTCTAATTGGTTGCCAAGCTAATAATGATAACAATCAAAATTATGAGGTTGGAAAAAATGAAGACGGTTTGCGAAATATAAGTACGAACGATGATGGGAAAGAAAAGAAATTATCTGCAACGCAAATTGCTGAAAGGTTAGTTAAAATTGCTTCCAATGATGCTGATGTGAGGGATGCAACAGCCATAGTTGTAGGTAAATATGCTTTAGTTGGAATCGATGTCGATAAAGATATTGATCGCTCTAAAGTAGGAACTATTAAATTTACAATTACAGAAGCATTACAAAAAGATCCGTATGGTGCTAATGCTGTAGTTACTGCAGACCCAGATATTGTGCAGCGCGTCAAAGAGATGGCAAAAGAAATTCGAAACGGAAAACCTATTTTAGGTGTAATGGAAGAGTTAGCTGCAATTATCGGCAGAATCATCCCTGAAGTTCCAGACGAAAGCCACAAAACTCATCCTGAACCTACTGAGGAAAATGAGCCGAAAATGGAAGGCGGCAAAAATAAATTAGATGAAGTTCAAGATGATCAAGCGAATGACATGCTAAAAAATAGAGATGGACAAGGACAAGACCAAAGAGATAATGAAGAAGCAGAACAACCTCAAGAAGGTCAAGGCACTGAGGACGATGATTTAACTGAGGAAGAAGTGGAACAAGGGGAATAA
- a CDS encoding YlaI family protein, with protein MRVKCVLCDKIESIDDNNPLAKKLRNRPIHTYMCNPCNERIAERTTKHLESGDFKLFRSPKKDEDW; from the coding sequence TTGAGAGTAAAATGTGTTTTGTGCGATAAAATTGAATCCATTGATGATAATAACCCTTTAGCGAAAAAGTTAAGAAACCGTCCAATACATACATATATGTGTAACCCTTGTAATGAAAGAATTGCAGAAAGGACTACAAAGCATTTAGAATCAGGAGATTTCAAACTATTTAGATCTCCGAAAAAGGATGAAGATTGGTAA
- the rsgA gene encoding ribosome small subunit-dependent GTPase A, with protein sequence MNTLEKLGWNEKLNEQTKLQEEQFIGRVIVQQRGQYKILSEAGEFAAKITGKFFHQIVRQEEYPAVGDWVVYTKGEQDSEASIHQVLPRKSKFSRKTVGGITEEQIVATNIDTIFIVTSLNDDLNLRRIERYILLAWESGANPVIILNKLDLCTDIEEKKRLVEEVAIGVPIIEISALKNQRIENLSTYVKDGQTVALVGSSGVGKSTLINQLIGRDVQDVGGIREDDSRGRHTTTHRELFVIPSGGIIIDTPGMREIQLTDSEDGLSSTFHDIEELAELCRYRDCTHENEPKCAVKNAIDEGTLSADRLQSYRKLQREIHYIARKENQRLQLLEKEKWKKITKSNRK encoded by the coding sequence TTGAATACTTTAGAAAAATTAGGTTGGAACGAAAAGTTAAATGAGCAAACTAAATTACAAGAAGAACAATTTATAGGTAGGGTAATTGTCCAACAACGAGGACAATATAAAATTTTATCAGAGGCAGGCGAGTTTGCTGCAAAAATTACAGGGAAGTTTTTCCACCAAATAGTAAGACAGGAAGAGTACCCTGCAGTTGGAGATTGGGTTGTCTATACGAAAGGTGAACAAGATAGCGAAGCTTCCATTCACCAAGTATTACCGCGAAAAAGTAAATTTTCTCGTAAAACAGTTGGTGGAATAACAGAAGAACAAATTGTCGCAACTAATATTGATACTATTTTTATCGTAACTTCTCTAAATGATGATTTGAATTTACGACGAATAGAACGCTATATATTGCTGGCATGGGAAAGTGGCGCTAACCCTGTCATCATTTTAAACAAGCTAGATTTATGTACGGATATCGAAGAAAAGAAACGATTAGTAGAAGAAGTTGCGATTGGAGTACCAATAATTGAAATAAGTGCACTTAAAAATCAAAGGATTGAGAACTTGAGCACTTATGTAAAAGATGGGCAAACTGTCGCTTTAGTTGGTTCATCTGGAGTCGGTAAATCTACATTGATAAATCAGTTAATTGGCCGAGATGTTCAAGATGTTGGGGGAATTCGTGAAGATGATAGCAGGGGGCGTCATACGACAACTCATCGCGAATTATTTGTGATCCCGTCTGGTGGAATCATTATCGATACTCCAGGAATGAGAGAAATTCAACTGACAGACAGTGAGGATGGACTTTCGTCAACATTCCATGATATTGAAGAACTTGCAGAACTTTGTCGCTACAGAGATTGTACTCATGAAAATGAGCCGAAATGTGCTGTGAAAAATGCAATTGATGAAGGGACGTTATCTGCTGATCGATTACAAAGTTATCGAAAATTACAACGTGAAATTCATTATATAGCTCGAAAAGAAAACCAAAGGCTTCAGTTGCTAGAAAAAGAAAAGTGGAAGAAAATTACGAAGTCAAATCGTAAATAA
- the glsA gene encoding glutaminase A has translation MVCKESEQLEEFVEIAKQFTEQGKVANYIPALGRANKNDLSIAIYDKEKCISAGDIEKKFTLQSISKVIALALALMDRGEEYVFERVGMEPTGDPFNSISKLETSIPSKPLNPMINAGALAVTNMINGDTKEEKLGRLLALVHDMTNNTDISYSEEVAHSEYETSHLNRSLSYFMKQHGIINGDIEELIDLYTKQCAIEVNCLDLSRIGAVFAWDGVDPQTGRRIIPLHISRICKTFMVTCGMYNASGEFAIKIGVPAKSGVSGGILSAVPQRMGIGLFGPALDEKGNSVAGIKLLEMLSKRYNLSMF, from the coding sequence ATGGTTTGTAAAGAAAGTGAGCAATTAGAGGAGTTTGTAGAAATTGCCAAGCAGTTTACAGAACAAGGGAAGGTAGCGAACTATATCCCGGCATTAGGAAGAGCGAACAAAAATGATTTATCAATAGCGATTTATGATAAAGAGAAATGCATTTCTGCAGGAGATATCGAAAAAAAGTTTACACTACAAAGTATTTCAAAAGTTATTGCGCTTGCACTAGCGTTAATGGACCGAGGAGAAGAGTACGTTTTTGAACGAGTTGGAATGGAACCAACAGGAGATCCGTTTAACTCAATTTCAAAATTAGAAACTAGCATTCCGTCTAAACCACTCAATCCGATGATAAATGCTGGTGCATTAGCAGTAACGAATATGATAAATGGCGATACGAAGGAAGAGAAGTTAGGTAGGTTATTGGCACTTGTTCATGACATGACAAATAATACCGATATTTCATATTCAGAGGAAGTTGCCCATTCTGAATATGAAACATCACATTTAAACCGTTCACTTAGTTACTTTATGAAACAACATGGCATAATAAACGGAGACATTGAAGAGTTAATTGACCTGTATACAAAGCAATGTGCAATTGAGGTGAATTGTTTAGATTTATCACGTATTGGTGCAGTATTTGCTTGGGATGGGGTCGACCCACAAACGGGACGCAGAATAATTCCGTTGCATATTTCAAGGATTTGTAAAACATTTATGGTCACTTGTGGTATGTACAATGCTTCTGGTGAATTTGCGATAAAAATCGGCGTTCCAGCCAAAAGTGGTGTTTCGGGAGGTATTTTAAGTGCAGTGCCGCAACGAATGGGGATTGGATTATTCGGTCCAGCTTTAGATGAGAAAGGAAATAGCGTGGCAGGAATAAAACTTTTAGAGATGCTTTCGAAGCGCTATAATTTAAGTATGTTTTAA
- a CDS encoding YktB family protein has product MSFQGFSKEDFNTFNIDGLEPRMEAITSSIRPKFEQLAQEFTPTLSAYTGDEMYPHIAKHARRTVNPPKDTWIAFAANKRGYKQHPHFQIGLWGTHLFVWFAMIYEAPLKSEYGKAFEKELNTIFKNTPKDFVWSMDHMKPEAMKQSDMTKEDLAKVADRLQNVKKSELLCGIHIDANDPLLQDGDKLINKIDETFKTLLPLYKIAQKL; this is encoded by the coding sequence ATGTCATTTCAAGGTTTTTCAAAAGAGGACTTTAATACGTTCAACATAGATGGTTTAGAGCCAAGAATGGAAGCTATCACTTCAAGCATTAGACCTAAGTTTGAACAACTTGCACAAGAGTTTACACCAACACTATCTGCTTATACTGGTGATGAAATGTATCCACATATTGCAAAGCATGCCCGACGTACTGTTAATCCACCGAAGGATACGTGGATTGCATTTGCAGCTAATAAAAGAGGTTATAAACAACATCCTCATTTTCAAATAGGTTTATGGGGAACGCATTTGTTCGTTTGGTTTGCAATGATTTATGAAGCGCCACTTAAATCAGAATACGGAAAAGCATTTGAAAAGGAACTTAATACAATCTTCAAAAATACGCCTAAAGACTTCGTTTGGTCGATGGATCATATGAAACCAGAAGCTATGAAACAGAGCGACATGACAAAGGAAGATTTAGCAAAGGTTGCTGATCGATTGCAAAACGTTAAAAAGTCAGAGTTATTATGCGGCATTCATATCGATGCAAATGACCCGCTTTTACAAGATGGCGACAAATTAATAAATAAAATTGATGAGACTTTCAAAACGTTACTTCCACTTTATAAAATAGCGCAAAAACTATAA
- a CDS encoding YlaH-like family protein, with amino-acid sequence MEGSWILDALGYDSHPQLAGWLLYGIIVTLTVVVYNLGFAQKLPILKTIFIYIMLLFGCLILQIFAVFGLPVVESLAIAALILIVYKIRLHNERSTEAGE; translated from the coding sequence ATGGAAGGTTCATGGATTTTAGATGCGTTAGGTTATGACTCCCACCCACAATTAGCTGGGTGGCTCCTTTATGGGATTATTGTGACCTTAACAGTTGTCGTATACAATTTAGGATTTGCGCAGAAATTGCCGATCTTAAAAACAATTTTCATCTACATCATGCTGCTATTTGGTTGCTTAATATTGCAAATATTTGCTGTTTTTGGACTTCCAGTAGTCGAATCATTAGCAATAGCTGCATTAATACTCATTGTTTATAAAATTCGATTACACAATGAGAGAAGTACAGAAGCGGGTGAATAA
- a CDS encoding pyridoxamine 5'-phosphate oxidase family protein, with translation MTNKIENQLTDELLPLLQKERYVLISTVDYENGTPNVSAISWVYAPDKNKIRFAVDHRSRNIENIKKNDGITLVLIGNESTYSITGKASVKAERLEDVPLKLSCVEINIEEVRDIMFYGAKISQEPEYAKTYDEEAAAKLDRQVMDAMKKA, from the coding sequence ATGACTAACAAAATTGAAAATCAGTTAACTGATGAATTACTTCCACTATTACAAAAGGAACGTTACGTATTAATTTCTACGGTTGATTATGAGAATGGTACTCCTAATGTAAGTGCAATTTCTTGGGTGTACGCTCCGGATAAAAATAAGATTCGTTTTGCAGTAGACCACCGCTCTAGAAACATTGAAAACATTAAGAAAAACGACGGTATTACGCTTGTATTAATCGGAAATGAGTCTACATACTCAATTACAGGTAAAGCTTCTGTTAAAGCAGAACGCTTAGAAGATGTACCTTTAAAGTTATCATGTGTTGAAATTAACATTGAAGAAGTGCGTGATATTATGTTCTATGGTGCGAAAATTTCGCAAGAGCCTGAATATGCAAAAACGTATGATGAGGAAGCTGCAGCTAAATTAGACCGTCAAGTAATGGACGCAATGAAAAAAGCATAA
- a CDS encoding aminotransferase class I/II-fold pyridoxal phosphate-dependent enzyme codes for MSQERTPLFTGLLEHSKRNPIQFHIPGHKKGNGMDPTFRDFIGENALSIDLINIAPLDDLHHPHGMIKEAQELAAEAFGANHTFFSVQGTSGAIMTMVMTACGPGDKIIVPRNVHKSVMSAIIFSGATPIFIHPEIDKKLGISHGISPEAVEKALEHHPDAKAVLVINPTYFGVAANLKEIVTIAHSYDVPVLVDEAHGVHIHFHDKLPISAMQAGADMAATSVHKLGGSMTQSSVLNVKEGLISAKRVQAIISMLTTTSTSYLLLASLDVARKRLATEGHELIEKTISLAETTRKQINEIPNLYCAGEEMLATNSTYDLDPTKLVISVIRLGMTGYEVEGWLREKYNIEVEMSDLYNILCIITPGDSQETTDILVHALNELATLRKDIVIDQAEAKRVDAPNIPALALSPRDAFYSETEIVPINESKGRIIAEFIMVYPPGIPIFIPGEIITEENLEYVQKNIEAGLPVQGPEDESLQTLLVIKEHRAFK; via the coding sequence TTGTCGCAAGAACGTACGCCGTTATTTACAGGCTTATTGGAACATAGTAAGCGCAACCCAATCCAATTTCATATACCTGGACATAAAAAAGGAAATGGCATGGATCCTACTTTTCGTGATTTCATTGGCGAAAATGCCCTTTCTATTGATTTAATAAATATCGCTCCATTAGATGACTTACATCATCCACATGGAATGATAAAAGAAGCTCAAGAATTAGCAGCTGAAGCTTTTGGTGCAAACCACACATTTTTCTCTGTACAAGGAACAAGCGGAGCAATAATGACGATGGTAATGACTGCTTGTGGTCCTGGAGACAAAATTATTGTCCCGAGAAACGTCCATAAGTCCGTTATGAGTGCAATCATCTTTTCCGGCGCAACACCTATTTTCATTCATCCGGAAATTGACAAGAAGCTTGGTATTTCACACGGAATATCACCTGAAGCAGTTGAAAAAGCACTTGAACACCACCCAGATGCAAAAGCAGTATTAGTTATTAACCCTACCTATTTTGGGGTAGCGGCAAACTTAAAAGAAATTGTAACTATTGCTCATTCGTATGATGTCCCAGTGCTAGTTGACGAAGCTCATGGAGTACATATCCATTTTCACGATAAACTCCCTATATCTGCAATGCAAGCAGGCGCTGATATGGCAGCTACAAGTGTACACAAACTTGGTGGTTCAATGACTCAAAGCTCCGTCTTAAATGTAAAAGAGGGGCTAATTTCTGCGAAAAGAGTGCAAGCAATTATTAGTATGTTAACGACAACATCAACTTCGTATTTATTATTAGCATCCCTTGATGTTGCTAGAAAAAGGCTCGCAACTGAAGGACATGAGCTTATTGAGAAAACAATATCTCTTGCTGAAACTACACGTAAGCAAATCAATGAGATTCCGAACCTTTATTGTGCTGGAGAAGAAATGTTGGCAACAAACTCTACGTATGATCTTGATCCGACGAAACTTGTCATTTCGGTAATTCGTCTAGGAATGACTGGTTATGAAGTAGAAGGTTGGCTTAGAGAGAAATACAACATTGAAGTTGAAATGTCTGATCTATATAACATTTTATGTATTATCACACCTGGAGATAGTCAAGAAACAACAGATATTCTTGTACACGCATTAAATGAATTAGCAACGTTAAGAAAAGACATCGTAATCGACCAAGCGGAAGCGAAAAGAGTAGATGCACCTAATATACCAGCACTAGCTCTATCGCCAAGAGACGCTTTTTACTCGGAAACAGAAATTGTACCAATTAATGAGTCAAAAGGTCGGATTATTGCAGAATTTATCATGGTCTACCCTCCTGGTATTCCAATCTTTATTCCTGGGGAAATTATTACGGAAGAAAACTTAGAGTATGTACAAAAGAACATCGAAGCGGGTCTACCTGTTCAAGGTCCTGAGGATGAAAGCTTACAAACACTGCTTGTCATCAAAGAGCATCGTGCGTTTAAATAG
- a CDS encoding inositol monophosphatase family protein, with amino-acid sequence MDQQYWKNIDAHAKIWIHQAANLIKDSFTDELMVEFKSNPSDLVTNMDVKIEKFFIEQIHATFPDHRILGEEGVGEEITSLEGTVWIIDPIDGTTNFVHQQRNFAISIGIFHEGIGMLGYIFDVVGGELFHAMKGNGAYVNEKALKDLQPITLEEALFSMNASWVTENRRIDYRKLAPIVKAARGIRSFGSAALELAYVAAGRIDGYLSMRLSPWDVAAGIVLLNEVGGKATTIEGEPLSLLNENTLLASKPKLHENIIKEYINK; translated from the coding sequence ATGGATCAACAATATTGGAAAAATATTGATGCTCACGCAAAGATTTGGATACATCAAGCAGCAAACTTAATAAAAGACTCATTTACTGATGAATTAATGGTTGAATTTAAATCGAATCCATCTGACTTAGTTACAAATATGGATGTAAAAATCGAAAAGTTTTTTATAGAGCAAATTCATGCCACGTTTCCGGATCATCGCATCTTAGGTGAAGAAGGTGTAGGAGAGGAAATCACCTCGTTAGAAGGTACGGTTTGGATTATAGACCCAATTGATGGCACAACTAACTTTGTTCACCAACAACGTAACTTTGCAATTTCTATTGGAATTTTCCATGAAGGGATTGGAATGCTTGGTTATATTTTTGATGTCGTTGGTGGCGAGTTGTTCCATGCAATGAAAGGCAATGGAGCTTATGTTAATGAAAAAGCATTAAAAGATCTTCAGCCAATAACCTTAGAAGAAGCTTTGTTTTCAATGAACGCCTCTTGGGTGACTGAAAATCGCCGAATTGATTATCGAAAATTAGCTCCTATCGTTAAGGCGGCAAGGGGGATTCGCTCTTTTGGATCTGCAGCTCTTGAGCTAGCATATGTAGCAGCAGGTAGAATTGATGGATATTTATCAATGAGGCTTTCACCATGGGACGTAGCTGCAGGGATAGTATTACTCAATGAAGTTGGCGGTAAAGCGACGACAATTGAGGGTGAACCTTTGTCTCTTTTAAATGAAAATACATTATTAGCTAGCAAGCCAAAATTGCACGAAAATATAATAAAAGAATATATTAATAAATAA
- a CDS encoding UPF0223 family protein, which translates to MEYTYPLSLDWSKQEVIDVIAYFQAVEQAYEKGINKKELMDKYRRFKEIVPGKSEEKQMCNEFEKDSGFSSYRTIEKAKELEDDKKVKM; encoded by the coding sequence ATGGAATATACCTATCCATTATCATTAGATTGGTCAAAACAAGAAGTGATTGATGTAATTGCGTATTTTCAAGCAGTTGAACAAGCCTATGAAAAGGGTATTAACAAAAAAGAACTGATGGATAAATACCGTCGTTTTAAAGAAATTGTTCCTGGAAAGAGTGAAGAAAAACAAATGTGTAATGAGTTTGAAAAAGATTCTGGCTTTTCTAGTTACCGCACGATTGAAAAAGCAAAGGAACTTGAAGATGATAAAAAGGTAAAAATGTAA
- a CDS encoding DUF5325 family protein: MSRHNIYFLTLSIFTVLCLLLVGVAIAYRSVTGILLAIVGVIIFMGIGFMKKKQLREENE; this comes from the coding sequence ATGAGTCGTCATAATATATATTTCTTAACATTATCAATTTTTACCGTTCTATGCCTGTTACTTGTTGGAGTAGCTATCGCATATCGAAGCGTTACAGGTATATTGCTTGCCATTGTCGGCGTCATTATATTTATGGGAATTGGTTTTATGAAGAAAAAGCAATTAAGGGAAGAAAATGAATAA
- the typA gene encoding translational GTPase TypA, protein MKLREEIRNIAIIAHVDHGKTTLVDQLLHKSGTFRINEQVEERAMDSNDLEKERGITILAKNTAIQYKEKRINILDTPGHADFGGEVERIMKMVDGVLLVVDAYEGCMPQTRFVLKKALEQNLTPIVVVNKIDRPFARPDEVVDEVIDLFIDLDASEEQLEFPVVFASAMNGTSSLDSDPEKQVDTMDPIFDMIVENIPAPVDNTDEPLQFQVTMLDYNDYLGRIGVGRVFRGKIAVGQQVSLMKIDGSVKNFRVTKLFGFLGLKRVEINEAKSGDIIAIAGMEEINVGETVCPVEHPEALPILRIDEPTLQMTFSVNNSPFAGREGKWVTSRKIEERLLAQLETDVSLRVQETASPDMWVVSGRGELHLSILIENMRREGYELQVSKPEVIIREIDGVKCEPYERVIIDVPEDYTGPVMESLGYRKGEMLDMSNNGNGQVRMQFAVPSRGLIGYSTEFLTQTRGYGILNHTFEDYRPLIKGQIGGRRQGVLVSLETGKASTYGIMAVEDRGTIFVEPATEVYEGMIIGEHTRENDLTVNIVKTKHVTNIRSANKDTTTSMKKARIMTLEEALEYLNEDELCEVTPESIRLRKKLLNKSERERDSKRKKLADQKI, encoded by the coding sequence ATGAAACTTCGTGAAGAGATTAGAAATATAGCAATTATTGCCCACGTTGACCACGGGAAAACTACCCTAGTTGATCAACTATTACACAAGTCAGGTACGTTCCGTATTAATGAACAAGTAGAAGAACGTGCAATGGACTCAAATGATTTAGAAAAAGAACGTGGAATTACAATTTTAGCGAAAAATACAGCTATTCAATATAAAGAAAAAAGAATTAATATTCTTGATACACCTGGACACGCTGACTTCGGTGGAGAAGTAGAACGTATCATGAAAATGGTAGACGGTGTTTTATTAGTTGTTGACGCATATGAAGGATGTATGCCACAAACGCGTTTTGTATTAAAGAAAGCTTTAGAGCAAAATTTAACACCTATCGTTGTAGTTAACAAAATTGACCGTCCTTTTGCTCGTCCTGACGAGGTTGTTGATGAAGTAATCGATTTATTCATTGACTTAGACGCAAGCGAAGAACAATTAGAATTCCCTGTTGTATTTGCATCTGCAATGAACGGAACTTCTAGTCTTGATTCTGATCCTGAAAAACAAGTGGACACAATGGATCCTATTTTTGACATGATCGTTGAAAATATTCCTGCGCCAGTAGACAATACGGATGAGCCGCTTCAATTCCAAGTAACAATGCTTGATTACAATGACTATTTAGGACGTATTGGTGTAGGTCGTGTTTTCCGTGGGAAAATTGCAGTAGGTCAACAAGTTTCCTTAATGAAAATTGACGGTTCTGTGAAAAATTTCCGTGTAACAAAATTATTCGGTTTCCTAGGATTAAAGCGAGTTGAAATTAACGAAGCTAAATCTGGCGATATTATCGCGATTGCAGGGATGGAAGAAATCAACGTTGGAGAAACAGTATGTCCGGTTGAACATCCAGAAGCATTACCAATCTTACGTATTGATGAACCTACTTTACAAATGACGTTCTCAGTTAACAACTCACCGTTTGCTGGTCGTGAAGGTAAATGGGTTACAAGTAGAAAGATTGAAGAGCGTTTATTAGCACAACTAGAAACAGATGTTAGTTTACGTGTTCAAGAAACTGCCTCTCCTGACATGTGGGTTGTTTCTGGACGTGGAGAATTACATTTATCGATCTTAATTGAAAATATGCGTCGTGAAGGCTATGAGCTTCAAGTTTCTAAGCCAGAAGTAATTATTCGTGAAATTGATGGAGTAAAATGTGAGCCTTACGAGCGAGTAATCATTGACGTTCCAGAAGACTACACAGGACCTGTTATGGAGTCTTTAGGATACCGTAAAGGTGAAATGCTTGATATGTCTAACAACGGTAATGGTCAAGTGCGTATGCAGTTTGCTGTTCCTTCTCGTGGACTTATCGGATATTCAACAGAGTTCTTAACTCAAACTCGTGGTTACGGAATTTTAAACCATACGTTTGAAGACTACCGTCCATTAATTAAAGGACAAATTGGTGGAAGACGCCAAGGAGTACTAGTATCATTAGAAACTGGAAAAGCTTCAACTTACGGTATTATGGCTGTTGAAGACCGCGGAACAATTTTCGTTGAGCCAGCTACTGAAGTATACGAAGGTATGATTATTGGCGAACATACTCGTGAGAACGATTTAACAGTAAATATCGTTAAAACGAAACATGTAACGAATATCCGTAGTGCAAACAAAGATACTACGACTTCAATGAAAAAAGCTCGTATTATGACGCTTGAAGAAGCACTTGAATATTTAAACGAAGATGAATTATGTGAAGTAACACCTGAGTCAATCCGTCTTCGTAAAAAGTTATTAAATAAGAGCGAACGTGAAAGAGATTCTAAGCGTAAAAAGTTAGCTGACCAAAAGATTTAA